The window GGGCCGATCCGGTCGAGGTCGTCGCCCGGGCAAGCGTCTCTCCGGGCGAGCCGAGCCTGTCGGGCGACGCGCGGCGCACGCCCGCGGCCAGAACCACCATGGTGGCCACGCTGACGTTCGACGACGGTTCGGCCGGATCGGTCGTCTATGCGGATGGCGCCGACCGCGCCGAGTCGCGAGAGCGTCTCGAGGTGTTCGGCGCGGGGCTGGCCGCGACGCTGGAGGACTTCCGCCGGCTCACCCTGGTCCGCGGCGGACGCGTGCGGCGCCTCCGGCGGCGGGAGACGGCGAGGGGGCACGAAGAAGAGTTGCGGGCGTGGATCGCCGCGGTGCGGGGTCGGAGCGCGCCGCCGGTGAGTGCGAGGGCCTACGCGGCCAACACCCTGTGTTGCCTGGCCGCGCTCGACTCCGCGCGGGACGGACGGCCCGTCCCAGTCGACGTCGCGTCCGTCATGCCGACGTCCAGTTAACGACGCGAACGGAGGAGTGCGACGAATGGCGCATGAGCAGGCGTACGCGGACAGCCGGGTGCTGGTCACCGGCGGCGCCGGGTGCATCGGGAGCAACTTGACGCGAACCCTGGCCGGGCACGGCGCCGCGCGCGTGGTGGTCCTCGACGATCTGTCCTCCGCCGGCCGGTGGAACGTCCCGGATCACCCCGCCGTGCACTTCGTGCAGGGCAGCGTGCTCGACGACGAAGCCCTCCGCGGGGTTTTCGCAGAGAAGCCCGACTACGTGTTCCATCTGGCCGCTCTGTTCGCAAACCAGAATTCCGTCGACCACCCCGAGCAAGACCTCATGGTGAACGGACTCGGGACGCTCAAAGTCCTGCAGTTTGCCCACCTGGCCGGGGTGCGGCGATTCGTCTACGCGTCGTCCGGCTGCTCCGTGTACGGCAGCGCCGCTCCGCTTCCGCTCCGCGAGGACTTCGTGTCGATCGACCTCGACACGCCGTATCAGATCACCAAGCTGCTCGGGGAGCTCTACGGCAATTTCTTCTTCCACTACTACAAGGTGCCCGTCGTCCGCACGCGCTTCTTCAACGTGTACGGGCCCGGGGAGATCCCCGGCCGGTACCGAAACGTAATCCCGAATTTTCTCTACTGGGCCCTGCGCAAAGAACCGCTCCCGATCACGGGCACCGGGGAGGAGACGCGCGACTTCACCTACGTGGACGACGTGATCCAGGGCCTGTTGGCGGCCGGCGCGGCGGACGCGGCCGTCGGCGAGGCGATGAATCTGGCGTCCGGCAGGGAAACGACAGTGGCGCACCTGGCCGGGTTGATCAACGAGCTGACGGGGAATCCGGCCGGCGTTCGCTACGTGGCGCGCCGGCCCTGGGACAACATCACGCGGCGATGCGCCTCGGTGGAGAAAGCCGGCCGGTTGCTGGGCTACCATCCGTCGACGGATTTTGACACCGGCGTGCGCCGCACGTGGGAGTGGGTCACTCGGCACTGGGATCGCCTCGCGCAGGACGCGCGGTTCTGACCGCATCGGAGGCCGCATGTACGCGATCGTGCTGGCGGGAGGAAAGGGAGAGCGCCTCAGGCCGTTCACCGAGGATCGGCCGAAGGCCATGGTCGAGATCATGGGCATCCCCATCCTCAGCTACCAGATTCAGTGGCTGCAGGCGCAGGGCGTCACCGACCTGATCATCGCCTCCGGCTACCGCCACGAGGTCATCGAGAGCTACTTCGGGGATGGCGAACGCCTGGGGCTCAGGATCACGCATGCGGTGGAGCAAGAGCCGCTCGGCCGCGGCGGGGCGCTGCGCGCGGCGCTCGGTCACGTGCCCGCGTCGGAGGACGTCGTGATCGCCACAAACGGCGACGTCATCACCAATTTTCGGTTGGGGCCGCTGCTTGCGGCCCATTGGGCGGCGCGCTTCCTGGCGACGGTGGTGTTGACCCCGTTCATCAGTCCCTACGGGATCGTCGAAGTCGACGAGCAGGATCGCGTGACCCACTTCCGCGAGAAACCGGAGCTGCCCTATTGGATCAACGCCGGCGTCTACGCCCTCTCCCGGGAGATCCGCGCGTTGCTCCCGGAGCGGGGCGACCACGAGACGACGACGTTTCCGGAGCTGGCGCGGGACGGCCGCCTGGGCGCGTTCCAGTCCCGGGACTACTGGCGCGGCGTGGACACGATCAAGGACGTCAACGAGGTCGCGGCCGAGTTTCAGGGCCGGCTCCTGACGTTCTTCCGGCAGGGATGAGCGCGTGAACGCGATCATCCCGGTGGCCGGGCGAGGCACGCGCCTCCGGCCGCACACCCACACCCAGCCCAAGGTCTTGGTGAACGTCGCCGGCAAGCCGATTCTCAGCTACATTCTCGACGACCTCGGGCGCCTCGGGGTCGAGGAGATCACCTTCGTCGTCGGCTACCTGGCCGAGCAGGTCGAGAAGTTCGTCCGGGAACGGTATGCGTTTCGCGCGCACTTCGTCCACCAGGAGGAGACGCTCGGCAACGGACACGCCGTCTACTTGGCCCGCGAGCACTTGACCGGACCGACGTTGATCGTGTTCGGCGACACGATCGTGGACGCCGACCTGCGTGCCGCGTGCCGCCTGCCGCACTCCGCCGTCGGGGTCAATCGGGTGGACGATCCGCGGGCCTTCGGCGTCGTGGAACTGGACGCAGACGGGTTCGTGCGGCATCTGTGGGAAAAGCCGGAGCAGCCGCCGCCCGGGCTGTCCCGGATCCCGGATCTCGCCGTTGTCGGCGTGTACGTGATCCAGGAGCCGGCGCCCTTTCGGGCCGCGTTGGAGGAAATGGTGGCCCGGCGCCGGATGGCCCGCGGAGAATACTGGCTTGCCGACGCGCTGGAGATCTTCGTCGAACGCGGCGCGGCGCTGCAGACCTTCCCCGTGCGTCACTGGTACGATTGCGGAACCCCGGAGGCGCTGCTCCGCGCCAACCACGCGCTGCTGGAGCACGCCCCGCGGCCGCGGGAGATCCCGGGAACGGCCGTCATCCCGCCGTCGTCGATCGCGGACTCGGCGGTGATTGAGGGCTCGATCATCGGGCCGTACGTCACGATCGCCGAGGGCGCCCGCGTGGTGCACGCGGTGCTGCGGGAGAGCATCGTGAACGCGAACGCCCGCGTCGAGCGGGTCGTGCTCGAGGAGTCCATCATCGGCGAGCACGCCATGGTGAAGGGCCGGCAGGTCCGGATCAACGTCGGCGACGACTCCGAGATCGAGCTCGCTTAGGCCGGCGGCCGCAGTCCGCGGGCGATTTCGGCGCACGCCCACCCGAGACACAGACCGCCGAGCACATCCGACGTCCAATGATCGCCCAGGTAGACGAGCGCCGCCATGACGGTAATGACGAGTGCGCCGGCGGCTGGCGGCGTGCGCCGCAGTACCATGACCGCGAAGAACGTGGTCCGCATCGTGTGCCCCGAGGGGAAGCTGAACGGCTGCGGCACGTAGAGCCCCACCCGGTGGGGCATGCGCTGGAACTCCAGCGGCGGTCCCGGGTGCGGCAGGACCCACTTCAGGAAAAACGCGACGGCGCTGGCGGCGAGCATGCCGGCGGCGAGCCACGCGACGCCTTCGACGCGCCGGCGGTCTCGCCGCGCGAGCAGCAGCCCGACGAGGACGATCAGCGGGATGCTGATCTCCGCGTCCGCAAGAAACACGAGCCCCGCGGCCGGCAGATCGAGTACCTGGGGGGCGTGCTGCAGCCACACGGTCACCGCGACGTCCCAGCGGTGAGACGGCAGCAGGAACGTGCCGGCGGCAATGGCAAGGAAGAGGAGCAGGGCCCAACCGAGTGGTCGCACGGTCACACCGGTCGATTCACGGCCGCATGATCCGGGTCCCCCGAGGCGGGCGGATCCCGCCCGGCGGAGGAGCGTCCGCGTGAACGTCCTTGTGCTCGCCACAAAGTACTTCGGCACGGGCGGCGCCCAGGCGTACACGCGCATGTTTGCCGACGCCGCGGCGGAAGGCGGCCGCCAAGTGGACGTGCTGTCGCTCCTCGGCGGTGACCTGTCCGACCGGTCGTGCCCCGGACGGTATCTGGGTGATCAGGGGAGCCGCTCCACGCCGTGGACCCAGGCCCGGTTTGTGGGGCAGGCGATGCGGCGCGGGGCCGCCTACGACCTCGTCGTGTGCGGCCACGTCGCGCTGGCCCCCGTCGGACATCTCCTGCTCCGCCTCCACGGGACTCCGTATCTTGTGATCGGACACGGCATCGAAGTCTGGGGACCGCTGGGGCCGCGGAGGCGGACGGCGCTCCGGCGGGCGCAGCGGGTCGTGACGGTGAGCCATTTCACGGCCCAGGTTGTCGCCGAAACCCATGGCGTGTCTCCCGCCCGGCTCGCCGTGATTCATCCCGCCGTCGATCCGGCACTGCTCCAAGCGGCGCAGGACGCCGCCGGGCCTGCCCCGGACACCGACACGGTGACGCTCTTGACGGTGGCCCGGCTGTCCGCGGAGGAACGATACAAGGGGTGCGATGCGGTCATCTCCGCGCTGCCCGCGGTCCGCGCGGCCGCCGGGGTCGCTCGGTACGTGATTGCGGGTGACGGAGACGATCGTCCGCGACTCCGGGCGCTCGCCGAGGAGCGGGGCGTCGGGGATGCCGTCACGTTCGCCGGGCGGGTGCCCCGTGAGGGCCTGCCGGCGCTATATCGCGGCTGCGACATGTTTGTGATGCCGTCGATCGCGGAGCGGCGGCCGGCCGGCTGGACGGGCGAAGGCTTCGGCATCGTCTACATCGAGGCGGCGGCGTTCGGGCGGCCGGTGGTCGCGGGAAACGGCGGCGGGGCGCCCGAGGCGCTCCGGGACGGCGTGACCGGTGCCGTCGTCGACGGCCGCGACGCCGACGCGGTGGCAACGGTGCTGGTCCGGATGGCTCAGGACGCCCCGCTGCGCCGGCGCATGGGCGAGGCCGGACGGCAGTGGGTCCAGGAACGCTTCACGTTTGAACGGTTCCGGCGAGATGTGGCGCCGGTCGTCGAGTCGGCGTTGAGCGCCCCCGATCGCTGACCGGGTACATTCAGGGCGTTTCGGACGGTCCGTCTCGACGCGTGCGGTCGACGACCCATGCGGCGAGGCCGCACAGCCCCGCAAGCAGCGCGATGGTGCGGCCGAGAGCCAGCATCCGGTCGCGATACTCGAATCGGACGACGTGCCGTCCCGCCGGGACCGCCACTGCCCGGACAAGATAGTTCGCGCGGTAGACCGGCGCGGGCCGCCCGTCAAGTTCCGCCTGCCACGCCGGATAGTAGATGTCGTTCAGCACGAGGAATCCCGGACGCGGGAACTCGGCCGTGATCTCAACACGGGTATCCGTGTACGAGGTGATGCGGGCGCGCGCCGGAAGGCCCACCAGTGGGGGTAGGCCGGCGGCGCCCCCTCGTGCGGGCAGGCCGCCCCAGGCCGCGAACCCGGGGGGAAGCGCCGGCCGGCGCTCCAGCACGACGAAGGCGCGGGGGTCGTAGCCGGGGCGATTCAGTTCGTGCAGAATGGCGGACCGGCCGCGGATCACCCGGTAGCCGCCCGCCGCCAAGACCCGTGGAAACACGTGCGGCCGCCGGTAGATGAGAATGTCTGGCGCCACCTGATCGAGCCGGGACGGATCCTCGAGGCGCGCCGTCTGGATGTCGGCCCCGCGTAGGATGACATATTTCACGTTCAGAAGATCGAGGAGCGGCGAATCGAAGCCCGCGTGGATCGCCACCCCATGCGGTCCTTCCGGCCGTTCGGAGGCGTCGGGCGGGCGTCCCTGGAGGGCGTCGCTGTACTCCTGGTACCGCGCGAGCAGGAGGCTCGGCTCACCGCCGGTGTCCTGCACCCCGAAGATCGGGCCCCGATCGTAGAAGCCAGAGACCCGATACAGCGAGCGGTCCCGCCCGAGGTATCTCGTGATCGCGTCCGCCTGCGCAATCGGACGAGCGTCGGTGCCCGCGGCGATGAGGGGCGCCGCGGCGTACAGCGCGCCGGCCAAGAGAAACGCGATCGCGGCGGCGGCGAGCCAGGCGGGGGCCGTGCGGCGCGCCGCACGGCTCCGGATCAGAAATGCGCTGCCGGCCCAGGCGACGGCGACGAAGACGGCACTGTCGACGGCCGCGTGCCGGACCACCGGAAGGGACAGCAACGCCGGACCCATGCGCCACGGTGATAGGATCGTCGACGCGGCCAGCACGACGCCCGCGCCGACCGCGACGGCCAGGGCCCGCTCGACGTTGCGCCAGACCTCCGGGGAGTGCCCCGGCTCGAGATACCGCTCGAGCCCGACGGCGGCAAGGACCGACACGCTCATCGGAAGGAGAAGATTGATGTTCTCGATGTCCCGAAAGTTTCGCAGAAACGGGACGAGGGCGACCGCCCGGTAGAGGTAGCCGAACTTTCCGAGCGCGAGCCAGAGCACGGCGCCTGCGAACAGCGCAAAGAACCGCACGTGCCACCGGTCTCGCCGCGTCACGAGAGCCGCGATCGCCAGCACCACGGTAAAGAAGCCGGTATGAAGGCTGGCGGCGTGCGGATAGAACTCGCGGGCCCCGAGCTCCGCTTCTCCCCACCATCCGTGGATCTCGTCCCCGAAGAAGCGCGGCGCGAACAGCGACACGAGTCCGACCGGCGGAATCGACCCGAGCAGCGCAAAGCCGGTCCCCGTGCCCGGCCGGTTCGATACGGCGAAATTCTCCAACGTGGGCAGCGCCTGGATCGACGCGAAGCCGGCCCCGAGGACGAACATCGCGGCGAGACACAGCGCCGCCCGCCGGAGGTGCGTGCCGCACAGGCGATCCCGCGCGAGCGCGGCGACCCGGAAGCCGGCGTAAGCCGCGACGGCCACGCTCAGGTAGGTGAAATTCTGGGTCTCTCCCGCGAGCAACGGGCAGGCGAGGACGACGCCGCCGAGCAGGGCCGCGCCCAGCCGCTGCCGGCCGCACGCGATCTCCTCGACCAGGTAGAACAGCAGCGGCACGCAGGCATACGTGGCGAGCCGCGGGATGTCGCCGGACAGGATGCGCCAGGCGGCGACGCCGGACAGCATGTACGCGGCGGCGCCCGCAAACCCGGCGGGGCGCGACAGCCGCAGACTGCCGAGGTACAGCAGCATGAAAGCTCCCGCGAGGACCAGATGCAGGACCACCATGGCGTCGAGCGCCGCGGTGACGGAGCCCAGGGTGAGGAGCGGGACCGTGAGCGGGTAGAAGACGTTCGAGGCGGGATCGGCAAGTCCGGGATTGCCGGCGACGGTGTACGGGTTCCAGAGGGGGAGCCGGCCCATCCGGATCTCGCGGGCGACGAACGCGTACAGCGAGTACTCGTGCGTCATCTCGCCGCGGCCGATGAGCTCGCCGCGCGACAGCGCCGGAAAGACCACCGCCAGCGCGAGCACCGCAAGGGCGAGGAGCTCAGGGAGGACCATGCGCGCCGCCCACGCCGGGCGGCGCCCGCCGGTGCCTGCCCGGCGCCAGACGGGGTCCGCGCAAACGGTGGCCGCAGTCTCGGTCAGGAGCCATCCCCCGTGGCCATGCCGGCGTTGATGCTACCATGGTCCTCGGGACACCGTCAAACGAACGTCAGCGGGGAGGATCGGCATGCCGGGTTCCGTGTTGCCGTGGGTGCGAGTTGGTCGGCCGGCGGTGCTGGTGGAGAAATTCGGGAAGTCAGTCGTCAGCCAAACGTTCCGCAATCCACGCACCGGCATCGACGCCGAGTACATCCTCTTCGGTCATGCGGACTGGTCGACGGTGGTGCCGATCACGACGGACGGTTTCGTGATTGCCGTGGAGCAGTACAAGCAGGGGTGCGATCGGATCGTCCTGGAGCTGCCGGGAGGAGTGGCGGAGGCCGGTGACGAGGACGCCGACGCCGCCGCGGCCCGGGAATTGCTGGAAGAGACGGGATATCGGCCGCAACAGGTGACGTCGCTCGGTCCCGCCTTGTTCATGAACACCCGGAACTCATGGACGAAATGCCACCCGTTTCTGGCGACCGG of the bacterium genome contains:
- a CDS encoding NAD-dependent epimerase/dehydratase family protein, with translation MAHEQAYADSRVLVTGGAGCIGSNLTRTLAGHGAARVVVLDDLSSAGRWNVPDHPAVHFVQGSVLDDEALRGVFAEKPDYVFHLAALFANQNSVDHPEQDLMVNGLGTLKVLQFAHLAGVRRFVYASSGCSVYGSAAPLPLREDFVSIDLDTPYQITKLLGELYGNFFFHYYKVPVVRTRFFNVYGPGEIPGRYRNVIPNFLYWALRKEPLPITGTGEETRDFTYVDDVIQGLLAAGAADAAVGEAMNLASGRETTVAHLAGLINELTGNPAGVRYVARRPWDNITRRCASVEKAGRLLGYHPSTDFDTGVRRTWEWVTRHWDRLAQDARF
- a CDS encoding nucleotidyltransferase family protein, producing the protein MYAIVLAGGKGERLRPFTEDRPKAMVEIMGIPILSYQIQWLQAQGVTDLIIASGYRHEVIESYFGDGERLGLRITHAVEQEPLGRGGALRAALGHVPASEDVVIATNGDVITNFRLGPLLAAHWAARFLATVVLTPFISPYGIVEVDEQDRVTHFREKPELPYWINAGVYALSREIRALLPERGDHETTTFPELARDGRLGAFQSRDYWRGVDTIKDVNEVAAEFQGRLLTFFRQG
- a CDS encoding sugar phosphate nucleotidyltransferase, translated to MNAIIPVAGRGTRLRPHTHTQPKVLVNVAGKPILSYILDDLGRLGVEEITFVVGYLAEQVEKFVRERYAFRAHFVHQEETLGNGHAVYLAREHLTGPTLIVFGDTIVDADLRAACRLPHSAVGVNRVDDPRAFGVVELDADGFVRHLWEKPEQPPPGLSRIPDLAVVGVYVIQEPAPFRAALEEMVARRRMARGEYWLADALEIFVERGAALQTFPVRHWYDCGTPEALLRANHALLEHAPRPREIPGTAVIPPSSIADSAVIEGSIIGPYVTIAEGARVVHAVLRESIVNANARVERVVLEESIIGEHAMVKGRQVRINVGDDSEIELA
- a CDS encoding phosphatase PAP2 family protein, with amino-acid sequence MTVRPLGWALLLFLAIAAGTFLLPSHRWDVAVTVWLQHAPQVLDLPAAGLVFLADAEISIPLIVLVGLLLARRDRRRVEGVAWLAAGMLAASAVAFFLKWVLPHPGPPLEFQRMPHRVGLYVPQPFSFPSGHTMRTTFFAVMVLRRTPPAAGALVITVMAALVYLGDHWTSDVLGGLCLGWACAEIARGLRPPA
- a CDS encoding glycosyltransferase family 4 protein; translation: MNVLVLATKYFGTGGAQAYTRMFADAAAEGGRQVDVLSLLGGDLSDRSCPGRYLGDQGSRSTPWTQARFVGQAMRRGAAYDLVVCGHVALAPVGHLLLRLHGTPYLVIGHGIEVWGPLGPRRRTALRRAQRVVTVSHFTAQVVAETHGVSPARLAVIHPAVDPALLQAAQDAAGPAPDTDTVTLLTVARLSAEERYKGCDAVISALPAVRAAAGVARYVIAGDGDDRPRLRALAEERGVGDAVTFAGRVPREGLPALYRGCDMFVMPSIAERRPAGWTGEGFGIVYIEAAAFGRPVVAGNGGGAPEALRDGVTGAVVDGRDADAVATVLVRMAQDAPLRRRMGEAGRQWVQERFTFERFRRDVAPVVESALSAPDR
- a CDS encoding NUDIX hydrolase: MPGSVLPWVRVGRPAVLVEKFGKSVVSQTFRNPRTGIDAEYILFGHADWSTVVPITTDGFVIAVEQYKQGCDRIVLELPGGVAEAGDEDADAAAARELLEETGYRPQQVTSLGPALFMNTRNSWTKCHPFLATGCRPVQPPSFDEHEDLLTRMFALDEWVRLCVEELVSPSTIATTFRALPHLGYRFVKGGAG